A segment of the Panicum hallii strain FIL2 chromosome 1, PHallii_v3.1, whole genome shotgun sequence genome:
CAAACTAGAGGAAGTGATTCCTGTACAAATTGCGTTCTTATAACTCCACTTTTGCACGAAGCAACTAACGAAAGGCAAAACTAGAAAAAGAAGAGGAGATCGAGTGGGTTAGGTCAGAGCGTGCGCATCCCCTTGTACGGACACTTGGGGTCCTTCAAGAAGTTCCCAGCTGCCTACTCCGACTGGAAGTTTTGGACCTGTTCTTTGATCAACCCCACACCACAGACGCAGATATCGGTCTGGCATCAGTACGGTTCGCCACCGGGAAAGGGAGCAGTACTCTGCTCGCCATTGAATTATGCATCAGGGGCCCCTGCTAAGACGGCCAAAGCAGAGTTTGACCGACTCATCAGAAAATGATCATATTAAATGGGAAAGAGAAAAGTATATTGCTTTGTTTTTAGCTAGTAGATAACTATTCATAATATGCATAAAAGTTTAAGCAGACACATGTATACCAAATGACTAAAACACGTTTAGTTAGTTGAACGAAGTAAAGGAAAGAGGAAACTCAAACACATTATGATTGCTGCGTCGAAATTTGTATACATTCGCAGACTAATACGATTGTTCTAGATAAGAAAGAGGAAATACAAACAAATTATGATTGCAAAACTGAAACAGATATTTTTGGACTACTCCTTTGCAAAACAACGAGGAACGTACGTCAAAAATTATGCCAAAGCCGGTAGGAAGAACATAAACAGGTTAGTTTAAGCCAGGTATGAAGATCAGAACCAAGTTAGTTTAGCTTGGATTATCTCCTACACTTTGATGCTTATAGCTAAAGAAACCCAATATCCTATCCCCAATACTTTGATGCTCAATATCCTGAGTGAGTTTTTCAAAATGATAATATCTGTCATCAATTTCTTAAGAACCAGGCCATCCAGATCACAATCACATCACCAACTAATTTGATTTATTGAATGGTAACTGAACCAAGTCACTCGTGCGCAATGGAGGGAGATGGCTTTTACTGTTGCATAGATGTTCTCTGTGCAGATAATAGAAGACCTAAAGCATGGACAATTTGGGAGGGAGTGTCAGCAGCATCACATCCGCAGCCTTAGACATTTATGTTTCAAACCTCGACTATTTCATATGGTGGTCCAAATGGAGCCTGCTATACAAAGGCTCAGGCTCTACTCATGGGACATGGCATTTCTGACCCTAAACATCAAGTATTACAGACAGCCAAAGATTACGCAGCACGTTTGGCTGCTAATCGAAAGTTAACTAATAAAATGCACCTAAAAAACATTTTCCAAACCCAAATACTCAGGTAGTAAATCCTTATTGAATGAAGCCCATAGCATTTGTTCTAAATCGAACTAAATGTTAAGAAACGTTAACTGAATAGGCATTTCAGCAACATGTATGCTACAGACACCATCTGAGGGCACAAAGCTGCAGCAGCGAGTTTTTCATATGAACTCCCACAGTGCCCTGCTCCAAAGAAGCCCCAATATCAACACTTACCAGCTTAAAGGCCAGCAATTTCTTTTCAGCTTCCAGCATCTTATTCTACGTGCGGAAGTATCTACAGATTTTGTTATCATGAATGTACTTGTAATCCCAATTCAATGGGAAGATTATCTGTAACATACAAAGCATCACAAAAGGTTATTAAATACTCACTCCGTCCTAAAATAAGTGTTGTTTTAAAAAATTTCAGACATATTACTCATCCTAAAAAAATGAACTTGTTACCCCTAATTACTTCTAGCAATTGTGATTGAAAACCGTGTTATTTATTTGGTTTTCTGGATCCTCAATGAATGCATATGCATTGGAACTAGAAAAGTAACATCTACTAAGTATTTGATTGGCTCTATGCGTTTTCCTATACAACATTTTCTTGGTACTTGGTATTGCTTTAATTAGATGGATCTTATTACAAGCTAAAACAACACTTAtattgggacggagggagtatgccTTAAGAATACCACATTTGAGGAATTCACGCCTTATCAAAGACAAATGAAGTCTAGCACAAAATGATCTCGAACAAAACACAGGGATTGAACAACCACCGATTGCAAGAATAATTGCTATCAGATTCAACAACTGGATTTGTGGAACACTGAATGCATATGCATATAATACTTGGTCGAACAATTTAGTTTGCAATATCTACTACTGCAAGCAAATAGCATGAAAAGTGCAGGTTTGAGTGTTTCCTATAGGCTGATAAAAAAATGTCTGCCAAGTGGCTAATGGCTACACACATGATTGTAGGCAGAAAATATACTCTAACCTGTTGGCAAAACGAACAGGAATATGCGAACCAATAGTCTTACATACAACATTTTGTTCTTTCCTGGTATTATAACCTGCAAGCTCAATTACAAATGTTCACTGCCTTATAATGGAAGGGGTTAAAACTATATCAATGTATAAATGTAAAAAAAAAAGGATCCGAAAAATGAAATACCCATAATGTACTAAACTGACCAGAGCAAACCTGCATACACAGCTTAACCAAAATTGTACTTAGGAGATGCAAGCAGCAGGCAATGAATTAACTGTAACATTCTTCTAGAACGAGAGATGCAAGCAGCAGGCAATGAATGCTCACCAGTCTGTAATACATCATCAGATATGGCATAGTCAAATATAAGTTCCACTTTTCTAATATTTCACTGTAACGTGGCAAGTGCCTCCGGCTTCCATTTTCTCCAGAGGCTTTGCTTATGTGCTGTTTTGAAGGACATGCCAAAGAGGAATAATTTTACTTCAAAGTTTTTGAGCAAATCATGAGTTCCATGGTAACAGAAATAGAAATTGGCACAATATACTGCAACTTCTACCATCTGCAGTTCATGTTCTAAGGACAACTATGCCTGAATATAAGATCATCTCCTACATGTTTTATCCTCAAACAAAAACAACATATAAGAGGCACTGTGAACTACTGCTGACTTTAGTAGCTTGTCAGGATGTATAGGATTTCTCGTGGTCATCACAGTTGTCCCTGCCCGTCGTCTCCCATCCCTTCTGTAATTTGCGGAGTGCCTTGAAGTGCGCCTTCTCCAGCTGATCTAAGGCCTAACTTACTGAGAAAGCCACCATCCAGGGTGTTTGCATCAGGAGCAGGAGATACTCCATTCTCCATCTTCCTTTTATGGGCTAGGATAGCTTCAATAGCAGCAGCACTGGCTTTAGCCGCAGCCTCATCCTTAGCAGCAGCCTCTGccctccttctctccctctcttccttgGCAAGAGCCTCTGCCCTCGCCTTCTCTTCCGCAGCACGGGCTTCTGCCTCAGCTTTTTCCCTCTCCACATCATCATATAACTTGGTAATATCATCTTCCCTTCCATCTCCACGTAATGCTCCTTCCAAGAGCTCCCTCATTTCGTCACTGAACACAACCTTCTCGTCCAAAAGAATAGCTTTTGCAACCTTGGCTGCAGCATCCAACTGACCAGCAGCAACATATGCCTTCAGCAATGTCTCGTAGCTTGAGATGCTTGGGCTAACTCCCTTCCCTTTCATCTGATCAAAATATTCCTGAGCCTTATCAAGCATACTGAAACCCACCAGGCCACCAACAAGTTTATGATATGCAATCGCATCAGGCTTCAGCTCCAATCCATCCATTTTGTCAAAGTAAGAGATGCCATCATCAATGCGATCAACACTGAAGCATGATTCCATGAGTAGTACATGTGTCTCCTCATTCGTGCCAACACCACACTCGCACATCTCATTGTAGAGCATCTCCGCCTCACTTATCAACTGGTTAAGGCCCAGATGCCGAATCAAATTATTGTAGGATGCAACATCTGGCTCCAGCTTCCACTCCCCCATCCTTCTGAACACTGCAATTGCATCTTCAAATCTCCCAGCAGCACAATAGGCATCGACCATCACCCTGAAGCTTCTCAGATCAACTGCAATCCGCAGTGGAGGGTCATGCTCCCCAAGCATTCTGTCGAACAGATTGAGTGCATGCTCCAACATCCCATGCTGTCCAAGTGCCTCAACCACCTCATTGTAGCTCTCAGCCCCAAACCTCACCTCCGATTCCAAACCAAGCACCTCTTTGTAGCACTCCATagccttctcctccattcccATAAGGAAATACGCCTTCATGAGACTTCCATAGACAATGCCATCAAGAACCGGCTTGCCGCCAACCTTGTCCGTGAGCTCTTGGTATAGCTCCACAGCTTTGGCTCCATCCCTAGCACCCACGAATCCAGCCATGAGAAGGTTGTAGACCTTGGGATCCGGCCCCACAACCCCAGAGTCGAGCATCTCATCCTTGAGAAGGACGGCATCCGCGAGTCTGCCGTGGTCGGCCACCAGGCACTCGACGACGACGCGATAGGCCGTAGGGGAGGGCGGCACGGGGGAGCCAGGCCTGGCGAGGAGGCGGAGGTGATGGAGCGCGTCGTCAGGGAGGCGGCGCGCTGCGAGCGCGGAGAGGTAGAGCACGTGcgtggcggcggtgggcggGACGGCGGCCTGGAGGGCGAAGCGGTGCAGCGCGAAGAAGTCGtcgaggcggcgcgcgcggaggagcgCTGCGAGGACGGCGGCGCAGGTGAAGGAGGAAGGGCGGCAGTTGGAGTGAAGCGCGTGGCGGGTGAGGAGCGCCGCCTCCGGTAGGTCGGCCTGGGGGCCCGAGAGGAGCGCGAGGATCCGGTTGTGCAGCGCGAGGCGGGACGGCGCCAGCGTGGGGAGCGGCTCCGCGAGGCGCACGGCCTTCGGGGAGGGCGCGGGGACGGGGGGCGTCGCGACGAACGTGTCCTGGCGGCGCTCGCGGCGTGCCgccgcggccgaggcggcgtccgcgtgcgcgagcgggaaGAGCGCCGGCACGAGGCGGCGCGCCGAGAGAGGTTTGGAAAGCGACATCTTCCGCGGTTGGACACGGCGCGGCCGCCGGACGGGGAGGAGGGGTTTGGGGGTTTCGGCCTTTCGGGAGTTCAGAATTGGGAGCGGACGGCCGAATCTCATCAGTAGCACCGGAGTAGGAGACGGTTTTCTGCTTTGCGCCTTCGCTGAACGGAGACGTACAAGCTGCGTATTAATGACAGTTGAAAGCCTTTGTAGTTTTGCGCTGcttgcttcttcttctctttTTGCTTTTGGGAGTGAATGTTAACATATCACCTGGTTAATTTGCAGTTTTGGCAGATAGATCTTGGATCGCATATCCACTCACAAAGTTTTCAATTTAATTGGATATTATTTCATCACTCAAACTAACCGTCTACCACAATTGTTTTATACTGGAAGTGCAGTTATCTTAACCGATGAAACCTCTTTCAAATCTAGTGCTCTATTCAACCAATCGTTAAACTAACTAATCATATCGAAATAATATCAATGTGGAATGAGATCAACAATTTTGACGCTAATCCAACTGAATTTGAGTCTCTGATCACTAATTTGAGCTAGACCGGTTCAAAACCGTCAAATCTAAGCAGAGTtgttttccctttttcttcatTTCTTCGCTTGATCATGTTATACGTATTGTGATCTCTCGCTCTCTCTGAATGATGCCCAACGACGCCCAACCACCGTGAAAAGAGGAGACTAAAGTTTTCTCGTCCTTTCTGCTCCCTGCTAAAAATATATCAACAATTGATTCAAGCATCAAATGAACAAATGCGTTGCATTACTGTACTTTGATGAGCTTCAAATCATCCGCCAGTGAAGAGATAGCTCAACAGTCGAAGCGTTCCCGGCCAAAGGCCAGCAGATATAATTCCCAGGAATAATGTTTGATCTCCTCGCATCGGTGCTCATATCCCCTCGTGTTGGGAGGCATCAATCCTCCCGGTAGCACAACCGCGTGCTTTGGCATCTATCTGCCATAGATGTCGATCTCCCGCAGTATTTATACGCCTCGTCCCTGCACTCCTCCAGCGCCCATCGCCGGCAGCGGCCCCGTTCGGACGGCGCCTGAAAAATGCTGCGGTTTTGGAGGACGCAGAGGAGCTCTACCTTGTCAAATGCCTCATCCGTGAGTAAAACTGATTCCTGAGAATAGTAAAAAAAAAGTCCGGTATTGTTTCTGCCGCTTCAGTTCGAGTTTTCTGTGTTTTTCTCGTGACCAAGATCGTGGAGATGAACGTGCACATGGACTGCGACGGCTGCGAGAAGCGTGTGAAGAAGGCCATGTCCCGACTCCGAGGCACGCTCACGGCCCTCCATTACCGTCCTGCTGAGAAGCAACGGGATGCTTGCAAGTGTAGTAATGGTGTGGCGGCCGTGCAGGTGTGAGCTCGGTGGAGATCGACATGGACCGGCAGAAGGTGACGGTGACGGGGCGCGTGGACCGGCGGGAGGTgctgcgcgcggcgcggcggaccGGCAGGGCGGCGGAGTTCTGGCCGTGGCCCTACGACGGCGAGTACTACCCGTTCGCGATCCAGTACCTGGTGGACGACACCTACGTGGCCTCCGACAGGTACCACCGCCACGGCTACAACGACCCGATGATCGGATCCTACCCCTGCCACGCCTTCACGCACGTCGTCGGCGACGACGTGCTCGCCGTCTTCCACGAGGACAACGTCCACGCCTGCGCCGTAATGTGAGAGATGCGCGGAGCTCTAGCTGATGAAGAAAATATCGTAACCAGCGTGCACAAGTTAATTTcacgggaagaaaaggagaggTAGTCCTTTATTTAAAAAAATTCAGCTCAGGTGGTTGATAATCCATAACAAATTAAAATTGCTACCTATGAACACCGTAAAGAAAAATCTGCTTCGGACATCGTAAAAAATTTGTTGTTGGGAAAAACTTTGACTTTGTTCAGAGCCGATGGCTGGTATTAGTCAGCAAGGTATCTGTAGTTTTCGCCGGTGGATTGGAATCACTGGACGACACGGAGAGTAGCAAAAAGGAAGCACTATTCTTGTAGCTGTCAAATTGCTCAGCCAAAAAGTGATGATAAACTAGTTCGAGCTAGGAAGATATCTTATGCCATACGCATGCAGCCTTATCCTTGCATTATACAACAAGCACGGGGTAATTTTTTATTTAGGAAAAGGGTTCACCCGGCTTTTATAGAAAGCAAATGAGTTCTTACTAAGTGGCGACAACTGGGGTTACCAGTTTTACATGAAAGTAACAGAAGCACAGCGGCTGCTAAGGCGTTTCAGCAAACGCTAAAACAGAGAAACAAACTGAGAACCGATTACAGAATTACACATTATGATGGATTAGCAGCTCCGTTCACGTACCCGACAGCAAAAGTGCAGTCGGCATTTGACTGTCTGTCTTCAGGACATGCTACTACTATTCATGAACGTTGAGAAATACTATGTGCAACAGTCTGAAGATATGAGCCCTAATATAGACAACAAAGAAAAGAAGGATAGAAGCGACCCCGTGGGAATCCGCGTTCATTGGTTCTCTACATGGTCTGTTGTTTTGTCCGGGAATTTGTGCTGAGGATGACACGGAATCAGAAACTGGATCGATGATAGGAGCAGACAGGTGCATTGATCTGCTCTGCACCATCCATTTGGGAAGCACGTTCTGCTTTCAAATCCACAAACCTGTCAACCAATTGCCTCCTCTGAACTTTCAGAACACCCTTTAAAATCGCCTCTTGATTCTCGAACCTCAGTAATCCCGTGACCAAACGACTTGGAAAATTTCACGATTTACCAAACACACATGATCTCATCCCATCCATCTCCTACCCCCGGGACTGGCAAGTGCACCTACAACAGCTCAGGCGCAGACGCCGGAGCATACCAATCAGAAGATATGATTTTGCTTGCAAATACTCGTTCGTCAGGCTTGACCATACCACAGCACATGGTAAGTTGGTAACATTGTGGTAGGTTCAATGGTTGTTCAGACATAATTTATACACACAAATAAGAATAAAGACGCGAAATCCATCCAACAATTAACGAATCGCCGTTAATCGATCGATTAATGCGTCACCTCCGCGGATGTCAACTCTCCAGCCCGGCCGCCGTCCAATTTGCTCGTGAGAAACGTGCCTCTCATGACTGCGTTGGATTGGATTAATAGAAAACGAAACCCAAACCAAGCCTGATCTCAGCCGTGTCGACCAAGCCCCAGACCGGGCCAATCACGATCAGCAGCAACCCAACCAACCACAACGCAAAAAAAAAACCCGACGGTTTCCAAACTCGAATTGGCTGCGGAGATCCAGTTTGAGCCACCTAATTAATCGATTGATTCGATTGATTTAATTTAACGGGTAAATTAATCCGGACACGGGTGCATAGAGCGAGCGGCCCGTGCCCAGCACAGCCGGGCACCAACCTGTGCCCCCCTGTTGCGGGGCGACGAAAGCGACGCGACGTCGCGACCCGCCCCGTATAAATCCACGCCGTCCGTCGCCGCCGGAGTCCCGCCGCGAGCACACGATTTCCGGTCGGAGAGAGGAGGCCCTTTTGGTGGTGTCCTGTCCTTTTTTCAAGGATCTCTCTCTGCGAgccgggcggcgatggcggcagcgCCGGCGCCCCTGCCGGCGGCCGTCGCGGGGTGGTGGGAGCGCGTGAACGGCTCGCCGGCGTGTCAGGACGGGATCTTCTGCGCCCTCGCCGTCCTCTACGGCATCGTTGCCGCCGCCTCATTCGTAAGCGTCTCGTCTCCTCCTCCTGTTAGTTTAGCCATGGACGCCGGCTAGGAAAGATGCTTCTTTGCTGAATTTTGTTTACTCAGCTGTGATAGCGTCGAAGGAATAAGCCTGTGATGTTTGCCTTGATATCATGGCGGGAGAATAGATACTTGATTTTTTTCTACCTATTTGACATGAGTACCATAAATTTGCCATATCACAATCAGCAAATTTTAGTTGGGAATAAAGAGAGGTTTTTCTGCTTTGTACCTTGAGCATGCCAGTATTTTTCGTCCGAACCTTGTCAAAGATGAGATAACCAGGGCGAATATATGCACTCATTTGTTTCAATCAAGACGAAAAGTGCGATTTGGAATAGAGATTGATAGTTGGACTAGGACTCGAGGTTGCTTGTCAGTACTCCTCTTCCTGAAACATTGAAATCTCACCTCATGGATAAGAATCTATGCATAGCATTTGAATATTTGCATGAAGTAAGAGTGTAAATATTTTTGTTTATACCTGTCATTGCCATGTAAATGTTCATTGTTTGCTGAACAAATTAACAGAGGGCAAAATGATTATAATGTGCCATACAGATCCAAGTTGCCAGAATACAGCGCAGAGTTCCTGAATATGGATGGACGATCCAAAAGGTCTTCCAGTTCCTGAATTTCGTGGTCAATGGGGGTACATGCTTCAAACTTTTGTGCAAAAAAAATGTTACATGCTCTGCTGTCTACTGCTTGATGCTAACCTTACTGCATTGCAAATCTGCAGCCAGATGTTCTATCTTTGCTTTCCGTCGCCTAGTGCAGCAAGTGAACCCTCCGGTTTGCATGCCTTAACTTTCTCCTGTAACATAAATGTCAATTTTCATTTGATCAACAAGAGTTAAATGCCTCATGTTcatttctgtttcagatcttgcagcaTGTTATCCTTGACCTTCCGGGGCTTGCATTCTTCACTACATATGCAGTGTTAGCACTTTTTTGGGCTGAGATACTTTATCAAGCGCGTGGACTAATGACGGATCGACTTCGATCAGGGTTCTACACCATTAATGGTGTTGTATATGCGTTGCAGGTAAAGCAGGATCT
Coding sequences within it:
- the LOC112893857 gene encoding pentatricopeptide repeat-containing protein At3g49240, mitochondrial-like; protein product: MSLSKPLSARRLVPALFPLAHADAASAAAARRERRQDTFVATPPVPAPSPKAVRLAEPLPTLAPSRLALHNRILALLSGPQADLPEAALLTRHALHSNCRPSSFTCAAVLAALLRARRLDDFFALHRFALQAAVPPTAATHVLYLSALAARRLPDDALHHLRLLARPGSPVPPSPTAYRVVVECLVADHGRLADAVLLKDEMLDSGVVGPDPKVYNLLMAGFVGARDGAKAVELYQELTDKVGGKPVLDGIVYGSLMKAYFLMGMEEKAMECYKEVLGLESEVRFGAESYNEVVEALGQHGMLEHALNLFDRMLGEHDPPLRIAVDLRSFRVMVDAYCAAGRFEDAIAVFRRMGEWKLEPDVASYNNLIRHLGLNQLISEAEMLYNEMCECGVGTNEETHVLLMESCFSVDRIDDGISYFDKMDGLELKPDAIAYHKLVGGLVGFSMLDKAQEYFDQMKGKGVSPSISSYETLLKAYVAAGQLDAAAKVAKAILLDEKVVFSDEMRELLEGALRGDGREDDITKLYDDVEREKAEAEARAAEEKARAEALAKEERERRRAEAAAKDEAAAKASAAAIEAILAHKRKMENGVSPAPDANTLDGGFLSKLGLRSAGEGALQGTPQITEGMGDDGQGQL
- the LOC112893867 gene encoding heavy metal-associated isoprenylated plant protein 45-like — translated: MLRFWRTQRSSTLSNASSIVEMNVHMDCDGCEKRVKKAMSRLRGVSSVEIDMDRQKVTVTGRVDRREVLRAARRTGRAAEFWPWPYDGEYYPFAIQYLVDDTYVASDRYHRHGYNDPMIGSYPCHAFTHVVGDDVLAVFHEDNVHACAVM
- the LOC112894895 gene encoding tobamovirus multiplication protein 3-like, which translates into the protein MAAAPAPLPAAVAGWWERVNGSPACQDGIFCALAVLYGIVAAASFIQVARIQRRVPEYGWTIQKVFQFLNFVVNGARCSIFAFRRLVQQVNPPILQHVILDLPGLAFFTTYAVLALFWAEILYQARGLMTDRLRSGFYTINGVVYALQGFLWLCLWWNPNHSMLVISKLFIAGLSFFTALGFLLYGGRLFLMLKYFPLESKGRQQKLREVGRVASICFCCFMARCIMMCFNAVNKEADLDVLDHPILNFFYYLLVEILPSSLVLYILRRIPAKLQLSQYHLLSSG